Below is a genomic region from Streptomyces sp. RPA4-2.
CATCAGTGGACGAGAACGATTTGACGATGGATACTCGCGCAAAATGACCTGCGTTCTTCGCCTCTAGGATTGTTTGGCGTGCTGTCAATCAGGCCCATTATAAGAAATCTCCATGGAGTGCTCTTCTAGGCTACGGAGGGTCATGACCCCGTCTCGTATCTGATTGAGCAGAAATAGCTCTTGCGTTCGACATTTCCTGCAAATGCTCACAGCGGCCAGAGGCCACAAATCGACAGGGGTGTCGGCCGGTGTATTGTTGACATAAATTCGGTCAGGTTTCAGTGGATAAGTGCTAGACCGTTCGAATGGCTCCCAGCTCGGATGGCTACCACGAAGGCGTAGCCCAACGAGCTTGTAGGAGGATTCGTCGAGGTATTCGCATCTCTCGACCCAGTCCCAATGCATACCCGAAAGCCAACTAGCGGCACTGATGGCCGATACGATGTTCGGTTCCAGCTTCTCAACATCTTCGTTTAGTTCATGTGTGGCGCGAACGCCATGTGCATGGTGCGAGTTGTTTCTGAAATCCTTTACATCTTCCAGTAGGGAGCGAGCTCCATCAATTTCGCGCAGAGCGGCGAGTTCGCGAAGGTGGGGAGTTCCGGTATCTTCCAGCAGCTTATCGATAAACCATAGCCATGTGCCGAATGTGGCCCCTGTGCGAAATTGCTTACGCAAGCTATTAGTGAACCCGTTTTGTGCGATTATCTCGCTCAGTGAGAGCAGGCCCAGGACTCGTGCAATACCTTCACCGAGTTTTAGTAGGCCATCCTTACGCTCAGCCGGGTGCGTGCTAATCCGATACCTGCGTGCCAGTGCGGCTACGTGATACGGATAGCTCCATTCTGCTCGCCAGACGGGATCATCTAGGGGGCGTACCAGCTCGCCAATGAGGCGCGCTTCGTATGCGGCGAGCCGTATTTCCTTCCGCACCCCTTGGATGTCTACTTCGTTCCCGGTGAAGACGTTGGGTAGAATGTTTGATGTTGCCGCTCGCAGTGCACGTCGTCCCTCTTGCACATCTTCGAGAAGACCGTCTACCTCCTCGTCGGCAACGAGACCAACAGGTACCGGCATGTTGAGTAGTTCGCGTGGATTGGGAAACTCGCTGGTCTCTTTGCGCGAGTTCAACCATTCGCACAGACCTCTGCCGTCTCCCTGCAGCGGACGCAGCACGAACATGGTGGTGACCGCTTCCCCAAATCCTGCGGGTAGCAGTCTCCAGTTGCCGGGGCGCCCTACGAGATCGCCCCCTGTGCAAGGCGTCAGCGCAGGTCCTTCCTTAGGGGCCTCCGGCAACTCGAGTGCCGAGTTGGCGTGGTGCAGGTCCTGTGCTCTGAGGTGCTTAGGTCTGTCGGTCGCGCTGTCGGTATCGTCTTCATCGTGTGGGAGCGATACGCGCGCTGTCTCCAGACGTGCGAACTGGTGGAGGGGCTCGTAAGGTCCATCGAGTTCAGCGACGAAGAACAGGGTGGGTGAAATTTCGTAACCGACTTTGGTGGACTCTTCTGCGATCCATGCGTCAGGAGCGCGAGGATGTACTTCGCGCTTGAGGTAATCGTCAGGGTCTTCATGCAGTGGCAAGTTCACCGCCTCGCGAAGTTCCTGATCGCGTTCAACGATTCCGCGGACTTTTAGCACTTCTCCCTGGTCGTCGCGGACCCCGATGGCGATACGGACGGCCTTCTCAAAGGCGAGTCCCGCAGGCCATGTCAACCCATTTTCCGTAGCCGCCTGACGTAGTGCACTGAGCGCCTGAGCTTTGGTAGGCCATTTTGACCTGATCAGAGGACGCAATGATGTCAGCAATGCATCGGGACTACTTGTCTTCTGAAGCACTCGCGAGGCGGCGAGTTGAGTGAGACTTTCCTCAGACAGCTCGTATCGTAGGCGAAGCGGGTGCTCGATAATGATTCTGCGGTAACCCAACTCGTCACTCCGCAGCACCCGGACCTTGTCACGCTGTGGATGGTCAGGAGCGAGCGTCAGGGCTTGTGCATAGAGTTGCGTGATCTCATTGATTTGATCGGGACCG
It encodes:
- a CDS encoding class I SAM-dependent DNA methyltransferase; this encodes MANENSQLAGLIWSVSDLLRGDFKSSEYGRIILPFTVLRRLDCLLAPTKQAVLEATSQDSASGGNERLLMEIAGQPFFNISPLSLDRIDSSPQDVGPLLRDYVANFSGNAKEVIQRFDFDQLIRRLDSAKLLRPVLNKFVSVDMGSTVSNRHMGLVFEELVRRFEGQTPEVSGEHFTPREVVRLMVNLAIAPDTRLLTSPGLTRSVLDPVCGTGGLLAEAAEYIGEISPYAHVSLYGQEINPESWAICRSNMMLRGADANNITFGNTLSEDRHKGQQFDYLLANPPLGVDWKRVAESVREEHAHMGSAGRFGAGLPRINDGSLLFLQHMLAKMKPADSNKDSGSRVAIIFNASPMHTGAAGSGESQIRKWIIENDWLEAIVALPDQLLHNTGISTYLWVLSNRKSSDRQGKVVLLNARDHWQKMRTSVGSKRKYFGPDQINEITQLYAQALTLAPDHPQRDKVRVLRSDELGYRRIIIEHPLRLRYELSEESLTQLAASRVLQKTSSPDALLTSLRPLIRSKWPTKAQALSALRQAATENGLTWPAGLAFEKAVRIAIGVRDDQGEVLKVRGIVERDQELREAVNLPLHEDPDDYLKREVHPRAPDAWIAEESTKVGYEISPTLFFVAELDGPYEPLHQFARLETARVSLPHDEDDTDSATDRPKHLRAQDLHHANSALELPEAPKEGPALTPCTGGDLVGRPGNWRLLPAGFGEAVTTMFVLRPLQGDGRGLCEWLNSRKETSEFPNPRELLNMPVPVGLVADEEVDGLLEDVQEGRRALRAATSNILPNVFTGNEVDIQGVRKEIRLAAYEARLIGELVRPLDDPVWRAEWSYPYHVAALARRYRISTHPAERKDGLLKLGEGIARVLGLLSLSEIIAQNGFTNSLRKQFRTGATFGTWLWFIDKLLEDTGTPHLRELAALREIDGARSLLEDVKDFRNNSHHAHGVRATHELNEDVEKLEPNIVSAISAASWLSGMHWDWVERCEYLDESSYKLVGLRLRGSHPSWEPFERSSTYPLKPDRIYVNNTPADTPVDLWPLAAVSICRKCRTQELFLLNQIRDGVMTLRSLEEHSMEISYNGPD